Proteins found in one Brevibacillus brevis genomic segment:
- a CDS encoding helix-turn-helix domain-containing protein, with the protein MVGLQGTLYQSLRSEIEQCRRKHGYTLSKLGELTGINPGSLSEILNGNPPRAMTIGQLDAFAEVFGREQGWLYELYTEECLSEQRISRPRLIPYLTRCVEVGRKDCIEAAVPILLENPKNISILFALAEQLYEKGQRKESVSFYEYVIENEKDSFSDHFVMSQYRLFRIVVQGTNFEENLKAVIRFDPYRRRLPENIQLDALLQLANVCYTLHKWRQMEHYADELRELSTIVYEDELRRRKNNIPSEMLATERHLVVYYGQSFLIKSIALEKQELYVEAKRYVEGYADLSWFELLDEVGQIEVQKFRTWATANLYTLNILMGDGDVIPEYIQFLDDHPKEILSGLVTIVKAANEHGFSIDSIFDKFAENIDSFIGRIDAIGMSEHIQFRNEMAKYLLEKEKYAEGLNETFQCLSLSDITKNYNNYSSLFKLWVWVSKSLVDKQQSRQGDIC; encoded by the coding sequence ATGGTAGGGCTGCAAGGGACATTGTATCAGTCACTGCGGTCAGAAATTGAACAATGTCGGAGAAAGCACGGTTATACATTAAGCAAACTGGGTGAATTAACGGGCATTAACCCCGGTAGCTTGAGTGAGATATTAAATGGAAATCCCCCGAGGGCTATGACCATAGGGCAATTAGATGCGTTCGCTGAGGTATTTGGACGTGAGCAGGGTTGGTTATATGAATTGTATACAGAAGAATGTTTATCGGAGCAGAGAATATCGCGCCCACGATTAATTCCTTATTTGACTCGATGCGTGGAGGTTGGGAGAAAGGATTGCATAGAGGCTGCCGTTCCCATATTGCTGGAGAATCCGAAAAATATCTCAATTTTGTTTGCACTTGCAGAACAGCTATATGAGAAAGGGCAACGGAAAGAATCGGTGTCCTTTTATGAATATGTCATTGAGAATGAGAAAGATAGCTTTTCTGACCACTTTGTGATGAGTCAGTACAGGCTCTTTCGAATAGTCGTACAAGGAACGAATTTTGAAGAAAATTTGAAAGCAGTTATTCGATTTGATCCGTATCGAAGGCGCTTACCGGAAAATATCCAGTTGGATGCTCTTCTGCAATTGGCCAATGTTTGTTATACGTTGCATAAGTGGAGGCAAATGGAGCATTATGCAGATGAATTAAGAGAATTGTCTACAATTGTCTATGAGGATGAGTTGCGGAGGCGAAAAAACAACATACCGAGTGAAATGTTAGCAACAGAACGTCATCTGGTTGTGTACTATGGACAATCATTTCTCATTAAAAGTATAGCATTAGAAAAACAGGAGTTGTATGTAGAAGCGAAGCGATATGTTGAAGGATATGCTGATTTAAGCTGGTTTGAACTCTTGGATGAAGTTGGACAAATCGAGGTGCAGAAATTTCGAACATGGGCAACAGCCAATTTGTACACATTGAATATCCTGATGGGGGATGGTGACGTCATCCCTGAGTATATTCAATTCCTGGATGATCATCCAAAAGAAATACTTTCCGGTTTAGTAACAATTGTGAAAGCGGCCAATGAACATGGTTTTTCCATCGATTCAATATTTGATAAGTTTGCAGAAAATATAGATAGTTTCATAGGACGCATAGACGCTATCGGCATGAGTGAACATATCCAGTTTCGGAATGAAATGGCGAAATACTTACTAGAAAAAGAGAAGTATGCAGAGGGGCTTAATGAAACGTTTCAGTGTCTCTCTTTATCGGATATTACTAAAAACTATAACAATTATAGCAGTTTGTTCAAATTATGGGTGTGGGTATCAAAGTCGTTAGTGGATAAGCAACAAAGTAGGCAGGGTGATATATGTTAG
- a CDS encoding aspartyl-phosphate phosphatase Spo0E family protein: MDITAIANILDRDVSFHSGNSPKRGAASAPKSKCTIRGMVKEIGCHLELDNRIEQLRQEMMELAGRYGLSHDKVLAVSQQLDKYIVIAQNRLKTEK, translated from the coding sequence TTGGACATTACTGCTATCGCAAATATTTTAGATAGGGATGTTTCTTTTCACAGTGGAAACTCCCCCAAAAGAGGAGCAGCATCAGCCCCTAAAAGTAAGTGTACGATCCGGGGCATGGTAAAGGAAATCGGTTGCCACTTAGAGTTGGATAATAGAATTGAACAGCTACGACAGGAAATGATGGAATTGGCAGGAAGGTATGGTCTTTCACATGATAAAGTTTTGGCTGTAAGCCAACAATTGGATAAATATATTGTCATTGCACAAAACAGATTGAAAACGGAAAAGTAA
- a CDS encoding helix-turn-helix domain-containing protein: MGGLQGTMHWSLRSEIERHRRECGYTLSKLGELTGINHGSLSEILNGNPPRAMTIGQLDALAAVFGREPGWLYELYTEECITEGRISRPRLIPYLVRCAEVGRKDCIEEVVPKLLDNPKNISTLFLVAEQLYESGKQKESVPFYQAVVDSEKDGHSDQFVMSQYRLFRAALGTNSEENGEAVIRFAPYRNRLPENYQLDALFQLARVCFALQKWKKSEQYADELRFLAETIYIHELDRLKRNKKSELPETDRHLVFYYAIGHLFKGAALEMQGLYAQAKTYVQGYADLGWFELLDEVGHQEVEKFRVWAKANLYTLEVLAGNTSIIEEYADYLESLPTNEILAGLISIMKSANTYQFCVDEILERFSSHIASFGQFKEAIGLDRHLQFRYQTSIYEFDKGRIERGIEETLRCLSLADLMNRYDDTLKCVALFEEYRQYASTTQVEQYRTIVTGKRAI, translated from the coding sequence ATGGGGGGGCTGCAAGGGACGATGCACTGGTCGCTGCGGTCAGAAATTGAAAGACACCGTAGAGAGTGCGGCTATACCTTGAGTAAATTAGGTGAATTAACGGGAATCAACCATGGGAGTTTAAGCGAAATCTTGAACGGAAATCCACCGCGGGCTATGACCATTGGTCAATTGGATGCGCTAGCGGCGGTGTTTGGTCGCGAGCCAGGTTGGTTGTACGAATTGTATACGGAAGAATGCATAACAGAGGGGCGAATATCGCGCCCTCGGTTGATACCTTATTTAGTTCGATGCGCGGAGGTTGGGCGGAAAGATTGCATCGAAGAGGTTGTTCCTAAATTGTTGGACAACCCTAAAAATATTTCGACTCTCTTTTTAGTGGCGGAACAGCTATATGAAAGTGGGAAACAAAAAGAGTCCGTACCTTTTTATCAGGCTGTCGTTGATAGCGAGAAGGATGGACATTCTGACCAATTCGTAATGAGTCAATATCGATTGTTTCGGGCTGCACTCGGGACCAATTCTGAAGAAAATGGGGAGGCAGTTATTCGGTTTGCTCCCTATCGGAATAGGCTTCCTGAGAACTATCAGTTGGATGCTTTATTTCAATTAGCGCGGGTTTGTTTCGCTTTACAGAAATGGAAGAAATCAGAGCAGTATGCAGATGAGTTGCGGTTTCTTGCAGAAACGATTTACATACATGAGTTGGATAGGTTGAAAAGAAACAAAAAGAGTGAGTTACCTGAGACAGACAGGCACTTGGTCTTTTATTATGCAATAGGACACCTATTCAAGGGCGCGGCATTGGAAATGCAAGGCCTGTATGCACAGGCAAAAACATATGTACAAGGTTACGCTGATTTGGGATGGTTTGAATTACTGGATGAAGTCGGGCACCAAGAGGTAGAAAAGTTCCGTGTTTGGGCAAAGGCAAACTTATACACATTAGAGGTACTAGCTGGCAATACAAGCATTATTGAGGAGTATGCAGACTATCTTGAAAGTCTTCCTACGAATGAAATACTTGCTGGTTTAATTTCTATTATGAAATCAGCTAATACGTACCAATTTTGTGTGGATGAGATATTAGAACGTTTTTCTTCGCATATTGCTAGTTTCGGTCAATTTAAAGAGGCTATTGGATTGGACAGACATCTCCAGTTTCGATATCAGACATCCATTTATGAGTTTGATAAAGGACGGATAGAAAGAGGAATCGAAGAAACTTTACGTTGCCTTTCCCTAGCAGATTTGATGAATCGATATGACGATACTCTTAAATGCGTAGCATTATTTGAAGAATATCGGCAGTATGCATCCACAACACAAGTGGAACAGTATCGAACAATTGTAACGGGTAAAAGAGCGATCTGA
- the mdh gene encoding malate dehydrogenase, which produces MTFRRKKVAVIGSGFTGATTAFIMAQKELADIVLVDIPQLENPTKGKALDMMEASPVLGFDASITGTSDYKDIEGSDIVIITAGIARKPGMSRDDLVATNAAIMRSVAEQVKTYAPNSIVLILSNPVDAMTYTFYKTSGFPKHRVIGQSGVLDTARFRTFVAMELNVSVNDVTGFVLGGHGDDMVPLLRYSYAGGIPLEKLIPQDRLDAIVERTRKGGGEIVALLGNGSAYYAPAAALVEMAEAILKDQKRILPSIALLQGEYGYNDIYLGVPTLLGGNGIEQVIELDLTAAEKAALDKSADSVRAVMKVAMP; this is translated from the coding sequence ATGACATTTCGCAGAAAAAAAGTAGCCGTAATCGGTAGTGGTTTTACTGGAGCGACAACTGCGTTCATCATGGCGCAAAAAGAGCTGGCTGACATCGTTTTGGTCGATATCCCTCAATTGGAAAACCCAACGAAGGGGAAAGCACTCGACATGATGGAAGCTTCTCCCGTTCTCGGCTTCGATGCTAGCATCACAGGTACTTCCGACTACAAAGACATCGAAGGCTCCGATATCGTAATCATCACAGCAGGGATTGCCCGCAAGCCAGGCATGTCCCGCGACGACTTGGTAGCAACGAATGCGGCCATCATGCGCTCGGTTGCTGAGCAAGTGAAAACATATGCACCAAACTCCATCGTACTCATCTTGTCTAACCCGGTAGATGCGATGACCTATACATTCTACAAAACGTCCGGCTTCCCGAAACACCGCGTAATCGGTCAATCCGGCGTACTGGATACAGCTCGCTTCCGTACGTTCGTAGCGATGGAACTGAATGTATCCGTGAATGACGTAACAGGCTTCGTATTGGGCGGTCACGGGGACGACATGGTGCCACTCTTGCGTTATTCCTACGCTGGCGGCATCCCACTGGAAAAATTGATCCCACAAGATCGTCTGGACGCCATCGTAGAGCGTACACGCAAAGGCGGCGGCGAAATCGTAGCTCTCTTGGGCAACGGTTCCGCTTACTATGCACCTGCGGCAGCTCTGGTAGAAATGGCAGAAGCGATCTTGAAAGACCAGAAGCGCATCCTGCCATCCATCGCTTTACTCCAAGGCGAGTATGGTTACAATGATATCTATCTGGGCGTACCAACCCTCTTGGGTGGAAACGGTATCGAGCAAGTCATCGAGCTGGATCTGACTGCTGCTGAGAAGGCAGCATTGGATAAATCCGCAGATTCCGTTCGTGCGGTTATGAAAGTAGCTATGCCATAA
- the eutC gene encoding ethanolamine ammonia-lyase subunit EutC, whose translation MEQQLDFLVDKVVAELQKKLGEATEQAPSPKAETGLIQLRSEPKAEPVANATAAPTPASVVNEQPAPSTEPERTTHVPNPKYKEGLDELLSSTPARIGVWRTGVRPLTKTMLELRRDHAAAVDAVYGEVSQAVLDQFSLFTVETQYDNTENYLKRPDMGRILTEEGVRMLQERCQKKPQVQIVVSDGLSAAAVDANLKDVLPSLMDSLKSYGLTCGTPFFIKGGRVASMDHVGEILEPEVLVLLIGERPGLVTAHSMSAYMCYRPRKGMVESERTVISNIHRQGTSPVEAGAHIGTILSKMLEQKASGVKLVL comes from the coding sequence ATGGAACAACAATTAGATTTCTTGGTAGATAAAGTAGTAGCTGAGCTGCAAAAGAAGCTGGGTGAGGCAACAGAACAAGCTCCGTCACCAAAAGCAGAGACAGGCTTGATCCAACTGAGATCGGAGCCAAAGGCAGAGCCAGTAGCAAATGCGACAGCCGCACCGACACCGGCTTCTGTAGTGAATGAGCAGCCTGCTCCATCGACAGAACCAGAGAGAACCACACATGTACCGAATCCGAAGTACAAGGAAGGCTTGGATGAATTGCTGTCCAGCACGCCAGCGCGCATCGGGGTTTGGCGTACAGGTGTGAGACCTCTGACCAAAACTATGCTCGAATTGCGTCGTGACCATGCTGCGGCTGTAGATGCTGTATATGGCGAAGTCAGTCAAGCGGTGCTCGACCAGTTCTCTTTGTTCACAGTGGAAACACAGTATGACAACACGGAAAACTATTTGAAGCGCCCAGACATGGGACGTATCCTCACTGAGGAAGGCGTACGCATGCTCCAAGAGCGCTGCCAAAAGAAACCGCAGGTACAAATCGTGGTTTCGGACGGCTTGAGTGCTGCTGCGGTGGATGCGAACCTGAAAGACGTGCTTCCATCCCTGATGGACTCTCTGAAAAGCTACGGACTGACCTGCGGCACTCCGTTTTTTATCAAGGGCGGACGCGTAGCCAGTATGGATCACGTCGGCGAGATTTTGGAGCCAGAAGTATTGGTGCTCTTGATCGGAGAACGTCCAGGATTGGTTACGGCACATTCCATGAGTGCGTACATGTGCTACCGTCCACGCAAAGGTATGGTAGAATCAGAGCGTACAGTGATCTCGAATATTCATCGTCAAGGTACATCTCCGGTTGAGGCGGGTGCCCACATCGGGACTATTCTCTCCAAAATGCTGGAGCAAAAAGCAAGTGGTGTAAAACTAGTCTTGTAA
- a CDS encoding ethanolamine ammonia-lyase subunit EutB, with protein sequence MNTKTTVLGQTYQFRDLKEVFAKANEDKSGDQLAGIAAADSRERVAAKQVLADLTLADIRNNPMVPAEEDEVSRVIEEGINEKIYNEIKNWSVAELREYILSHQAGDNELKRISRGLSSEMIAATAKLMSNLDLITAASKIKVVTHANTAIGQKGVLASRVQPNHPSDNVQGIKASLYEGLSYGIGDAVIGINPVIDTADSVKDILNMTKDVMAKFDIPTQNCVLAHVSTQMRAIRNGAPADLIFQSLAGSEKGNKAFGIDVALLDEADELMRKEGTSYGPNFWYFETGQGSELSAEAHHGMDQVTMEARCYGLARKYNPFIVNTVVGFIGPEYLYDSRQVIRAGLEDHYMGKMHGLPMGCDVCYTNHMKVDQNDMDNLGILLSSAGVNFVIGVAMADDVMLNYQSTSFHDIAAFREVMGLRPAPDFEKWLEKMGIMESGRLTAKAGDPTIFM encoded by the coding sequence ATGAACACGAAAACGACTGTGCTTGGACAGACCTATCAATTTCGCGATTTGAAAGAAGTTTTCGCGAAAGCTAATGAAGATAAATCAGGCGACCAGCTGGCTGGTATCGCCGCTGCTGATTCCCGGGAACGTGTAGCTGCCAAGCAAGTTTTGGCTGACCTGACATTGGCGGATATCCGCAACAATCCGATGGTTCCGGCAGAAGAAGACGAAGTATCACGTGTGATCGAAGAAGGCATCAACGAAAAGATTTACAATGAAATCAAAAACTGGAGTGTAGCTGAGCTGCGCGAGTACATTTTGAGCCATCAAGCAGGCGACAATGAACTCAAGCGAATCAGCCGCGGCTTGTCCAGTGAGATGATCGCAGCGACTGCAAAGCTCATGAGCAATCTCGACTTGATTACGGCTGCGTCCAAGATCAAAGTTGTGACGCATGCCAACACAGCAATCGGTCAGAAGGGCGTACTGGCTTCTCGTGTACAGCCGAACCATCCATCTGATAACGTACAAGGCATCAAAGCGTCTCTGTACGAAGGACTGAGCTACGGAATCGGCGATGCGGTTATCGGGATCAACCCGGTTATCGATACAGCGGACAGCGTCAAGGATATTTTAAACATGACCAAAGACGTGATGGCCAAGTTTGATATCCCGACGCAAAACTGCGTATTGGCTCACGTATCCACACAAATGCGTGCCATCCGTAATGGGGCACCAGCAGACTTGATCTTCCAAAGTTTGGCGGGCAGTGAAAAAGGAAACAAGGCATTTGGTATTGATGTAGCACTGTTGGATGAAGCAGATGAGCTGATGCGCAAAGAAGGCACCTCCTACGGGCCGAACTTCTGGTACTTCGAGACAGGCCAAGGTTCTGAGCTGTCTGCCGAGGCGCATCACGGCATGGACCAGGTAACAATGGAAGCGCGTTGCTACGGACTTGCTCGCAAGTACAATCCGTTTATCGTGAACACAGTAGTTGGCTTCATTGGACCTGAGTATTTGTACGACAGCCGTCAAGTGATCCGTGCTGGACTGGAAGACCACTATATGGGCAAAATGCACGGTTTGCCGATGGGCTGTGACGTATGCTACACGAACCACATGAAGGTCGATCAAAACGACATGGACAATCTCGGCATTTTGCTCTCGTCGGCAGGGGTTAACTTCGTAATCGGCGTAGCGATGGCAGACGATGTCATGCTCAACTATCAATCGACGAGCTTCCATGATATTGCGGCATTCCGTGAAGTGATGGGACTTCGACCTGCTCCTGATTTTGAAAAATGGCTGGAGAAAATGGGCATCATGGAAAGCGGTAGGCTGACTGCAAAAGCAGGCGATCCGACAATCTTCATGTAA
- a CDS encoding ethanolamine ammonia-lyase reactivating factor EutA, whose product MDEQWIQSVGIDVGTSTTKMIVSRLRLGRMSSTFSLPRYQIVERQLLYASEVHSTPLIGFDEIDADGIGAILAAEYDKAQISLSQIKSGAVIITGETASKKNAQHIVHLLAERSGDFVVATAGADLEGVLAGKGAGAEKRSQAMQGVIVNVDIGGGTANAAYFQRGRAIATVTFHVGGRLIRLSPQGVVQYVSPNIQQWLTAKGLRIQVGQEIGFAQLTEVAEQLGRSMLDYLTGKERQVSGLLVVGPHLRDTIPVNELTVSGGVGLLMSGPPVQNISDASRYGDFGPLLGYVLQQEREKGTYPVQWLDPDQTVRATVIGAGMQSTEISGSTVHIKPELLPIKNIPILKLELTEEQLADATRLRQEVASIYQLGERLFEKTTGIPFALAISGIGYCSYALLQTLSQELSEQYRATFPESQTMVVICETDMAKALGQALALRCKGAPEIICIDQVRVEYGDYIDLGEPISGTIIPVVVKTLAFDERP is encoded by the coding sequence ATGGACGAACAATGGATCCAAAGCGTCGGGATCGATGTGGGAACAAGCACGACCAAAATGATCGTAAGCCGATTGCGATTGGGTCGCATGTCCAGCACGTTTTCGCTGCCGCGTTATCAGATCGTGGAGCGACAATTGCTGTATGCGAGTGAAGTGCATTCCACACCGCTCATCGGATTTGATGAAATCGATGCTGACGGAATCGGAGCGATTCTTGCAGCCGAGTACGACAAGGCACAAATCAGCTTGTCTCAAATCAAGTCCGGGGCGGTCATCATTACCGGAGAAACAGCCAGCAAAAAGAACGCACAGCATATCGTTCATCTGCTGGCAGAACGCTCCGGGGATTTCGTGGTAGCGACAGCAGGTGCTGACCTCGAAGGCGTGCTGGCGGGCAAGGGCGCTGGCGCAGAAAAACGCTCGCAAGCCATGCAAGGTGTGATCGTCAATGTCGATATTGGCGGAGGAACAGCGAATGCAGCCTACTTCCAACGTGGCCGGGCGATTGCGACGGTAACGTTCCACGTCGGAGGAAGACTGATTCGTCTCAGTCCGCAAGGTGTCGTTCAATACGTGTCGCCGAACATTCAACAATGGCTGACGGCAAAAGGACTGCGTATTCAAGTCGGACAGGAAATCGGATTCGCGCAGCTCACAGAGGTTGCCGAACAGCTGGGACGCAGTATGCTCGATTATTTGACGGGGAAAGAGCGCCAAGTGTCAGGCTTGCTCGTAGTGGGACCGCATTTGCGCGATACCATCCCTGTTAACGAACTGACTGTCTCAGGCGGTGTGGGTCTACTCATGAGCGGACCTCCCGTCCAAAATATTTCGGATGCGAGCCGATACGGCGATTTCGGCCCACTGCTCGGTTATGTCCTCCAGCAGGAGCGCGAAAAAGGAACGTATCCGGTACAGTGGCTAGACCCGGATCAAACGGTACGGGCAACGGTAATTGGCGCGGGGATGCAGAGTACGGAGATTAGTGGTTCAACCGTGCATATCAAGCCGGAGCTGTTGCCAATCAAAAATATTCCGATTCTCAAGCTAGAGCTTACCGAGGAACAATTGGCAGATGCCACAAGGCTGCGACAAGAAGTGGCTTCGATCTACCAACTGGGTGAGCGCCTGTTTGAAAAAACGACAGGGATTCCTTTCGCACTTGCGATCTCCGGCATCGGGTACTGCTCGTACGCTCTGCTGCAGACGCTGTCTCAGGAGCTGTCGGAGCAATACCGGGCGACTTTCCCCGAGAGTCAAACCATGGTTGTGATCTGTGAAACAGATATGGCGAAAGCGCTCGGGCAGGCCTTGGCGCTGCGTTGCAAAGGGGCACCGGAAATCATTTGCATCGATCAGGTGCGTGTGGAATACGGCGATTACATCGATCTCGGTGAGCCGATCTCGGGAACGATTATTCCCGTCGTCGTCAAAACACTTGCATTTGATGAGAGGCCGTAA
- a CDS encoding ANTAR domain-containing response regulator: MTQPKIMVVDDEPIIRMDLREMLENEGYLVVAEAKNGEEAVEQAHRHKPDLIIMDVKMPVLNGIKASSIIRSFSDSSILLLTAYSQKELVQDARKAGVTAYLVKPVSEDDLIPAVEIALSQKEKVVSLKKDINDLKQKIEDRKAVEKAKGKLMSALSLEEDAAYKWMQQVSMQRRMPLVKLAEEILSGEQAIFSQS, translated from the coding sequence ATGACACAGCCGAAGATTATGGTGGTTGATGACGAGCCGATTATTCGCATGGATTTGCGCGAGATGCTCGAAAATGAAGGGTATTTAGTGGTTGCCGAAGCGAAAAACGGAGAAGAGGCAGTCGAACAGGCCCATCGTCACAAGCCCGATCTGATCATCATGGATGTGAAAATGCCTGTCTTGAATGGTATCAAGGCAAGCAGTATCATTCGTTCCTTTTCAGACAGTTCCATTCTCCTTTTGACGGCTTATAGCCAAAAGGAACTCGTCCAGGATGCCAGAAAAGCGGGTGTGACGGCTTACTTGGTGAAGCCGGTGTCGGAGGATGACTTGATTCCCGCAGTAGAAATCGCGCTCAGTCAAAAGGAAAAAGTCGTTTCCCTGAAGAAGGATATAAATGATCTGAAGCAAAAGATCGAGGATCGCAAGGCAGTGGAAAAGGCAAAAGGAAAGCTGATGAGTGCCCTATCCTTGGAAGAGGATGCGGCTTACAAATGGATGCAGCAAGTAAGCATGCAACGGCGCATGCCGCTTGTGAAGCTGGCAGAGGAAATCTTGTCGGGCGAGCAGGCCATTTTTTCGCAAAGCTAG
- a CDS encoding sensor histidine kinase → MQSIREVCKASTTLSDDDIRIVEDLASKLQIFADLSQADMFIDCPTVDRSAAMVVAQAAPSTARSMYSGSVVGHLATAINEPAVMYCLTTGKPVIGSRGVSQEQVVMRQSVVPITNAAGKTIGTLITEQDISKQVEQEKNVEMLKETTEQLSETLIQFAVPDLPISSLLHEGMILFDQSGIITYANGRAHKLLSLIGFERPEKGESIERIFSWRVTPENFVRNGGYIQEELSKGKHFIMMKAVSSVRKQDIIGGFILLRDISDIREKEKQLMIKSAVIKEIHHRVKNNLQTISSLLRLQMRRSQSNEIEKVYRESINRINSIAIIHEYLAQDGLEQIDFKEILTKISKIIVSSMRRSEQAIHVVVTGESVYLPSNKATSFALIVTELIQNCMIHGFHEQQEGKISIALVAKEDFVSLSVTDDGVGIEDMEQIHKKGHLGLKIVDTLVREDLEGTMHFRNTGNGTEVTILYPIQKEDEDDTAEDYGG, encoded by the coding sequence ATGCAATCAATACGAGAAGTGTGCAAAGCGTCCACGACGTTGAGTGATGACGACATTCGGATTGTGGAGGATCTGGCTTCCAAGCTTCAGATTTTTGCTGATCTGTCTCAAGCGGACATGTTTATCGATTGTCCGACGGTAGATCGGAGCGCGGCGATGGTAGTCGCACAAGCTGCACCGAGTACGGCACGCTCCATGTACAGTGGATCGGTCGTAGGGCATTTGGCGACGGCGATTAATGAGCCGGCCGTTATGTATTGCCTGACTACAGGCAAGCCCGTCATCGGTTCACGTGGGGTTTCACAGGAGCAGGTCGTGATGCGACAAAGTGTCGTACCCATTACGAATGCGGCTGGAAAAACAATCGGGACCTTGATAACTGAACAAGATATATCCAAACAGGTAGAACAGGAAAAGAACGTCGAAATGCTCAAGGAAACAACGGAGCAGTTAAGTGAGACGCTCATCCAGTTCGCTGTGCCTGATCTGCCCATTTCGTCGCTGTTGCACGAGGGCATGATTTTGTTTGATCAGAGTGGGATTATCACGTATGCCAATGGTCGTGCCCACAAGCTGCTCTCCTTGATTGGCTTTGAGAGGCCGGAAAAGGGAGAGAGCATCGAACGTATTTTTTCCTGGAGAGTTACCCCGGAGAATTTTGTACGCAACGGGGGTTATATTCAGGAGGAGCTGTCAAAAGGCAAACATTTTATCATGATGAAAGCGGTTTCGTCCGTACGCAAGCAAGACATCATCGGGGGATTCATTCTCCTGCGAGACATATCGGACATTCGGGAAAAAGAAAAGCAATTAATGATCAAATCCGCGGTGATCAAAGAGATTCACCATCGGGTCAAAAACAATTTGCAAACCATCTCTAGCCTGTTGCGCCTGCAAATGCGGCGTTCACAGTCCAACGAGATTGAAAAAGTATACCGGGAAAGCATCAATCGCATCAACAGCATCGCCATTATTCACGAGTACTTGGCACAGGATGGTCTGGAGCAGATTGACTTCAAAGAGATTTTAACCAAAATATCGAAAATAATCGTCTCTTCGATGAGACGTTCTGAGCAAGCTATACACGTCGTGGTGACGGGCGAATCGGTGTATCTGCCGTCCAACAAAGCAACATCGTTTGCCTTGATCGTCACCGAGCTGATTCAAAATTGCATGATTCATGGTTTTCACGAGCAGCAAGAAGGGAAAATCTCTATTGCACTGGTTGCCAAGGAAGACTTCGTTAGTTTGTCTGTGACAGATGACGGGGTGGGCATCGAGGACATGGAGCAAATCCACAAAAAGGGCCATCTCGGCCTGAAAATTGTCGATACACTGGTCAGGGAAGACCTCGAAGGCACGATGCATTTCCGCAACACTGGGAACGGAACAGAGGTTACCATACTCTATCCGATCCAAAAGGAGGATGAAGATGACACAGCCGAAGATTATGGTGGTTGA
- a CDS encoding EutP/PduV family microcompartment system protein: MTGRVMIIGAIEAGKSSLVRALFNDEQPARKTQALEYRDWAIDTPGEYSENPMFYRTLMATSLEAKVIVMVQDATRERNYFPPGFSQGFPQSCIGVITKMDHPDANVERAEQFLRQSLGNAKIFRTSSLTNEGVPELRAYLQEIVNE; this comes from the coding sequence ATGACCGGCCGTGTAATGATTATCGGTGCAATTGAAGCAGGAAAGTCTTCTCTGGTGCGGGCGCTGTTCAATGACGAACAGCCTGCCAGGAAGACCCAAGCGCTCGAATATCGGGACTGGGCAATTGACACTCCGGGTGAGTACAGCGAAAACCCGATGTTTTACCGCACGCTTATGGCTACCTCTCTTGAGGCGAAGGTCATTGTGATGGTGCAGGATGCTACGCGGGAGCGCAATTATTTCCCTCCTGGCTTTTCGCAAGGGTTTCCGCAATCGTGCATCGGGGTCATTACCAAAATGGATCATCCTGATGCCAACGTGGAGAGGGCAGAACAATTCCTGCGTCAATCGCTCGGCAATGCGAAAATTTTCCGGACCTCCTCGCTCACGAATGAGGGAGTGCCAGAATTGCGAGCGTATTTGCAAGAAATTGTAAACGAGTAG
- the eutS gene encoding ethanolamine utilization microcompartment protein EutS → MEQERSRVIQEFVPGKQVTLAHVIANPDPMLYTKLGINEAGAIGILTLTPTETAIIAADIATKAADVELGFLDRFTGSLIVVGDVSAVEMAVEAVNQVLSEKLRFTPALVTKS, encoded by the coding sequence ATGGAACAGGAACGTTCACGAGTCATCCAGGAATTCGTACCAGGGAAACAGGTCACGTTGGCTCATGTAATCGCAAACCCTGACCCAATGCTCTATACCAAGCTAGGTATCAATGAGGCCGGTGCGATCGGCATCTTGACTTTGACGCCTACCGAAACAGCCATTATTGCCGCGGATATTGCGACAAAGGCTGCTGACGTCGAGCTTGGGTTTCTCGATCGTTTTACAGGTTCACTGATTGTCGTAGGAGATGTATCCGCTGTTGAGATGGCAGTCGAAGCGGTCAATCAGGTGCTGAGCGAAAAACTGCGGTTTACACCGGCGTTGGTGACGAAATCATGA